One region of Streptococcus salivarius genomic DNA includes:
- a CDS encoding response regulator transcription factor gives MKLLVAEDQSMLRDALCQLLMLEDDVEEVHAASDGQEAIALLEKEEVDVAILDIEMPIKTGLDVLEWIRANQSETKVVIVTTFKRKGYFKRALAAQVDAYVLKERSISDLMATIHTVLAGQKEYSPELVEGVAFDNNPLSQREQEVLAMVAQGSTNQEIAESLFLSNGTVRNYMTAILTKLDAGNRTEAVRIAKEKDWLG, from the coding sequence ATGAAATTATTAGTTGCCGAAGACCAGTCAATGTTGAGGGATGCCCTCTGCCAACTCCTCATGCTGGAGGACGATGTTGAAGAGGTCCATGCGGCCAGTGATGGCCAAGAAGCCATTGCCCTCTTGGAAAAAGAAGAGGTCGACGTAGCCATTTTAGACATTGAAATGCCAATCAAGACAGGACTTGATGTCCTGGAGTGGATTCGTGCCAATCAAAGTGAAACGAAGGTTGTTATTGTGACCACCTTCAAACGAAAAGGCTATTTTAAACGAGCCCTTGCAGCCCAGGTGGATGCCTACGTGCTCAAAGAACGTTCCATCAGTGACCTCATGGCGACCATCCATACCGTCCTAGCAGGACAAAAGGAGTACTCGCCAGAGCTAGTTGAAGGTGTTGCCTTTGACAATAATCCACTCAGCCAACGCGAACAAGAAGTCTTGGCCATGGTGGCTCAAGGTTCAACCAACCAAGAAATCGCAGAAAGTCTCTTTCTCTCAAACGGAACCGTCCGAAATTACATGACAGCTATCCTGACCAAACTTGATGCAGGCAACCGAACAGAAGCCGTCCGCATTGCCAAAGAAAAAGACTGGTTGGGATGA
- a CDS encoding ABC transporter ATP-binding protein — protein sequence MGQGDCLALIGPNGAGKTTLMSCILGDKKASSGQVFIKGKKGKAQDQIAVLLQENTIPSQLRVKELIAFFQDISENGLSKEEIQALLQFKDDQYQQFADKLSGGQKRLLAFVLCLIGKPDILFLDEPTAGMDTTTRQRFWEIINDLKKSGVTILYSSHYIEEVEHTADRILVLHQGKLIRDTTPHAMRSEEKEKQVTLASRFASSLDKLAAIYDVTEKRDVVTFMTKDIESIWSSLQALGCRISDIEIQNKTLLDSLFDSTREDKS from the coding sequence GTGGGACAAGGAGACTGTCTTGCCTTAATCGGGCCCAACGGTGCTGGTAAAACGACCTTAATGTCCTGCATTCTTGGTGATAAGAAAGCCAGTAGCGGTCAAGTTTTTATCAAGGGCAAAAAGGGAAAAGCGCAAGATCAAATTGCTGTTCTCCTTCAAGAAAATACCATTCCCTCACAATTAAGAGTAAAGGAACTGATTGCTTTTTTCCAAGATATTTCTGAAAATGGCTTATCTAAAGAAGAGATACAAGCACTCTTACAATTCAAAGACGACCAGTATCAGCAGTTCGCGGATAAACTCTCAGGGGGACAAAAACGTCTTCTTGCTTTTGTCCTCTGTCTTATTGGCAAGCCTGATATTCTGTTTTTAGATGAACCTACAGCAGGGATGGACACTACGACACGCCAACGCTTTTGGGAAATCATCAATGATCTGAAAAAGTCAGGTGTGACCATTCTCTATTCGTCCCACTATATCGAAGAAGTCGAGCACACAGCTGACCGCATTTTGGTTCTTCATCAGGGAAAACTCATCAGGGATACTACGCCACATGCTATGCGTAGCGAAGAAAAGGAAAAGCAAGTCACCTTAGCAAGTCGCTTTGCGTCAAGTCTTGACAAACTGGCAGCCATTTATGATGTGACTGAAAAACGTGATGTAGTAACCTTTATGACTAAAGATATTGAAAGTATTTGGAGTAGTTTGCAAGCTCTAGGCTGTCGCATTTCTGACATTGAAATTCAAAACAAGACACTTTTAGATAGCCTATTTGATAGCACAAGGGAGGACAAGTCATGA
- a CDS encoding ABC transporter permease — protein MKALLKIEWIKTWRSWPVFIMSIGMPVGFFLLYSGMEMSPDPESQKAFILSYMLTMTGFSMSSFGFFTFPYMLREDQTEHWLTYIEHSKISIQAYYLSKIFRVLMNFMVAIIVTFCVGAFVRDVKMPLSHWLGSGALLLLSSLVFLSFGLLLAQIKSQQIMAIVGNIVFLGLAIIGGSWMPVTMFPKWVQHISEWTPIYHINQLVVNFAKKGEFSWKSLIFILVYATIATGLALFIKSYRESDHV, from the coding sequence ATGAAAGCACTACTTAAAATCGAATGGATAAAAACATGGCGCAGTTGGCCAGTCTTCATCATGTCCATCGGAATGCCCGTCGGATTCTTCCTCTTGTATTCAGGTATGGAAATGAGTCCTGACCCTGAATCACAAAAAGCCTTTATCTTGTCCTATATGTTGACCATGACTGGGTTTTCCATGTCTAGCTTTGGTTTCTTTACCTTCCCCTACATGCTTAGAGAGGACCAAACCGAGCACTGGCTAACCTACATCGAACATTCAAAAATCAGTATTCAGGCCTATTACCTGTCAAAAATCTTCCGAGTTCTTATGAACTTTATGGTTGCTATCATCGTAACTTTCTGTGTGGGAGCTTTTGTGCGTGATGTTAAGATGCCATTATCACATTGGCTCGGTTCAGGTGCTCTTTTACTCTTGTCAAGTCTAGTTTTCCTCTCCTTTGGCTTACTCCTAGCCCAAATTAAGTCCCAACAAATCATGGCTATCGTCGGAAATATCGTCTTTCTTGGACTTGCTATTATCGGTGGCTCTTGGATGCCAGTAACCATGTTTCCAAAATGGGTTCAGCACATTTCTGAGTGGACACCCATCTATCATATCAATCAATTGGTAGTCAATTTTGCGAAAAAAGGGGAATTTTCATGGAAATCTCTCATTTTTATCTTGGTCTATGCTACAATAGCTACAGGCTTAGCCCTTTTTATCAAATCGTACAGAGAAAGTGACCATGTTTAG
- a CDS encoding DUF3592 domain-containing protein, which translates to MSKLQILFWAWSIGFVVLSFTIFLFRYLYLKELNRKKRSTESIKGSVVGYRYYTDAIAPIVEYVVNGKAFRRSLEYEWVTTVSLPWKSSKATSNPDLLAKRLVLYTNSSVPYTAKDFFPLGSPLTVWYNPNNPKESYVERFCGAVKVYKLTYWLLVLTLVIITIICLTMAIR; encoded by the coding sequence ATGTCTAAGTTGCAGATTCTATTTTGGGCTTGGTCCATAGGCTTCGTCGTTTTGTCATTTACAATATTTCTTTTTCGCTATTTGTATCTCAAAGAACTTAATCGTAAAAAGAGGTCTACAGAGAGCATAAAAGGTAGCGTAGTTGGCTATAGATACTATACTGATGCCATTGCTCCGATTGTAGAGTATGTCGTCAATGGTAAAGCTTTTAGAAGAAGTCTGGAGTATGAGTGGGTCACGACAGTTTCACTTCCTTGGAAGAGTTCCAAAGCCACCTCTAATCCAGACTTGTTGGCTAAAAGACTTGTTCTATACACCAATTCATCAGTGCCATATACCGCCAAGGATTTTTTTCCTTTGGGATCACCCCTGACAGTTTGGTACAATCCAAATAATCCCAAAGAATCCTATGTCGAACGTTTTTGTGGAGCTGTGAAAGTTTATAAATTGACTTATTGGCTATTGGTTTTGACGCTTGTTATCATCACGATTATTTGTTTGACTATGGCAATCCGATAA
- a CDS encoding sensor histidine kinase, with protein MFRTYQKNDFAYFVSLIFLVFPVLGVFGGYFPVWTLVLTGLFTIAYLLMVYLKQAYSKWIPFLWFYTLAYIIFMSMTFQGGMMWFVFFNVNLLVWRFEDSISSYRFFSFLVTLLILTSSSFLLTDDLSTHLMSMAITLFSLGMYYFQNRIRQERKMEEALAEQNRTINILSAENERNRIGRDLHDTLGHTFAMMSLKTELALKQMDKEQYEAARKNLEELNQISRDSMYEVREIVNKLKYRTVAEELLELERLFDLSDIVLTVDSSLDLDILSPVSQSTLSMVLRELANNVIKHSQADSCQIRLRRDRGIVLEFEDDGCGFEEVTGQELHSIRERLSLVDGDLEIVSQSHPTIIRVHLKEGGKA; from the coding sequence ATGTTTAGAACATACCAGAAAAATGATTTCGCTTATTTTGTTAGTCTGATTTTCCTAGTCTTCCCAGTATTGGGAGTTTTTGGTGGCTATTTTCCAGTTTGGACCTTAGTTTTGACAGGATTGTTTACCATCGCTTATCTCCTTATGGTGTATTTGAAACAAGCCTATAGCAAGTGGATTCCCTTTCTGTGGTTTTACACTTTAGCTTACATTATCTTTATGTCCATGACCTTCCAGGGGGGCATGATGTGGTTTGTTTTTTTCAATGTCAATCTTCTCGTTTGGCGCTTTGAGGATAGCATATCATCTTATCGATTCTTTTCCTTTCTAGTGACCCTCTTGATTTTGACGTCATCATCCTTCCTATTGACAGACGATTTGAGTACCCACCTCATGTCTATGGCTATTACCTTATTTTCTTTGGGAATGTACTATTTTCAAAACCGTATACGTCAGGAGAGAAAGATGGAAGAGGCCCTTGCGGAGCAGAATCGGACCATTAATATCCTGTCAGCTGAAAATGAGCGCAATCGTATCGGTCGTGATTTGCACGATACCTTAGGACATACCTTTGCCATGATGAGTCTTAAAACCGAGTTGGCTCTGAAACAGATGGACAAGGAGCAGTATGAAGCTGCTAGAAAGAATCTGGAAGAATTGAACCAGATTAGCCGAGACTCCATGTACGAGGTGCGTGAGATTGTCAATAAGCTCAAATACCGAACGGTGGCAGAGGAGTTACTGGAACTCGAGCGACTCTTTGACCTATCAGATATCGTCTTGACCGTGGATAGTAGCCTTGACTTAGACATCCTGTCACCTGTTAGCCAGTCGACCTTGTCCATGGTGCTTCGTGAACTGGCCAATAATGTCATCAAACATAGCCAGGCTGATAGCTGTCAGATTCGTCTAAGACGTGATCGTGGTATTGTCCTTGAGTTTGAGGATGATGGTTGTGGCTTTGAGGAAGTCACTGGACAAGAACTACACAGTATCAGAGAGCGCCTGAGTTTGGTAGATGGAGACTTGGAAATTGTGTCTCAATCGCATCCAACAATCATTCGTGTGCATTTGAAAGAGGGAGGAAAAGCATGA
- a CDS encoding DUF262 domain-containing protein: protein MVVSEKRIEDLKGLKFNVPSYQRGYRWTEHEVTTLLEDLYTHSKQNRDYKYCLQPLIVKKVSDNTYDVVDGQQRLTTIFIFLKFMSAEFSSGRRRSNQYDYFELVYETREQSAKYLKELNFDTYQKIEDYDIDADHISKAFAAIDKWVEREDINSDNALHDIYQVLTEAVFFIWYEIDETEDPIKLFTKVNLGKIPLTNAELIKALLLDQTNYESENDSERIQRGIDWDNIEHRLQEESFWKFLTNSENYVTRIDLLFNLLEHGTLEIPQNDIYSTFYSIYAKYQNAENKSIFISDYWNNVDLLFEELTNWYTDLNRYHLIGYLLSVDDKKIEKVREATREKKKSEAFSKLKDLAYKTLPSDIASIEELSYGNKNKEIRSFLLLFNLVTLINKSEKQYRFPFDIYKKEKWDIEHIHATADETAEADDSLANLTLLDSNTNRSYGNSPFDQKRRIIIEVDAEGKFVPVCTRNVFLKVYSNEVDGFDDWTDKDKDGYIQAIKQEFNQFFGDDEE from the coding sequence ATGGTAGTTTCTGAAAAACGAATTGAAGACTTAAAAGGGTTAAAATTTAATGTTCCTTCATATCAAAGGGGATATCGCTGGACTGAACATGAGGTTACAACTCTTTTAGAAGACCTCTATACACATAGTAAACAAAACAGAGATTATAAGTACTGTTTGCAGCCCTTGATTGTTAAGAAAGTTTCAGATAATACTTATGATGTCGTTGATGGTCAACAGAGGCTAACAACAATCTTTATTTTTTTGAAATTTATGTCTGCTGAATTTAGTAGTGGTCGTAGAAGAAGTAATCAATATGATTACTTTGAGTTGGTTTATGAAACAAGAGAACAGAGTGCTAAGTATTTAAAAGAATTAAACTTTGATACTTATCAAAAAATCGAAGATTATGATATTGACGCAGATCATATCAGTAAAGCTTTTGCTGCTATCGATAAATGGGTGGAACGAGAAGATATTAATTCGGATAATGCTCTACACGATATTTATCAAGTCTTAACAGAGGCTGTTTTCTTTATTTGGTATGAAATTGATGAGACAGAAGACCCTATAAAACTATTTACTAAAGTTAACTTAGGTAAGATTCCTTTGACTAATGCTGAGCTCATTAAGGCTCTATTGTTAGATCAAACTAATTATGAATCTGAAAATGATAGTGAAAGGATACAAAGGGGGATAGATTGGGATAATATTGAACATCGACTTCAAGAGGAATCATTTTGGAAGTTTCTTACAAATAGTGAGAATTATGTCACTAGGATAGATCTTTTGTTTAACCTACTTGAACATGGTACTTTAGAAATACCCCAAAATGATATTTACTCAACTTTCTACTCAATCTACGCAAAATATCAAAATGCCGAAAATAAATCGATTTTTATAAGTGACTACTGGAATAATGTCGACTTATTATTTGAAGAATTAACTAACTGGTACACGGACTTAAATAGATATCATCTAATTGGTTATCTCTTATCGGTTGACGATAAGAAGATCGAAAAAGTCCGTGAAGCTACAAGAGAGAAGAAAAAGTCAGAAGCTTTTTCTAAATTAAAAGACCTTGCTTATAAAACTCTTCCGAGTGATATAGCATCTATAGAAGAACTTTCCTATGGCAATAAAAATAAAGAAATCAGATCTTTTCTTTTACTGTTTAATCTCGTTACTTTGATTAATAAGAGTGAAAAACAATATCGATTTCCTTTTGATATTTATAAGAAAGAGAAATGGGATATCGAGCATATTCATGCTACGGCCGATGAGACTGCTGAAGCTGATGATAGTCTAGCTAATTTAACCTTGCTAGACTCTAATACGAATCGCTCTTATGGAAATAGCCCATTTGACCAAAAGCGTAGAATTATCATTGAGGTTGATGCGGAAGGAAAATTTGTACCTGTTTGTACGCGCAATGTGTTCTTGAAAGTCTACAGCAATGAGGTAGATGGATTTGACGACTGGACTGATAAGGATAAAGACGGTTATATTCAAGCGATAAAACAGGAATTCAACCAATTTTTTGGAGATGATGAGGAGTAG
- a CDS encoding DUF262 domain-containing protein: MQEINAKYNLKSLLENYRVVIPLIQRDYAQGRKDKRTTEVRKVLLQDINTALLDKNVEPLDLNFIYGKSTNGKFIPLDGQQRLTTLFLVYLFAYRDNDECDFLGNFSYKTRNSSTKFFESLVENRRIIFTKTKSPSEIIKDEPWFADSWQLDPTVQGALKTLDDISDSFDYEFDYVSVLSDANNQKLVFNFLDIDKLGSEDELYIKLNSRGRPLTDFENFKARFIDRIKKIDGRLEREFSQNIDTKWTDVIWNIDKNAFDTNFLNLFEIVLINNLDSLDYSKRDNWTLEIDFETVEISHVKIIISVLDFLSQNKVTDVSSILERSIVNKYLKDRVYFHVISTFLEQHGATLDTSYKNWYRIFRNLINNSVIDSQDSYERAIKGINEQIEHTSDLLEYLAEGNRINGFSIDQVDEEIEKAKLITADDSYREIIEVAENHRYFDGQIRSCFYFKENDLPSRRIDIISTYWNKIAKMFSETKPKEGLLMRAALLALGDYTMTIHNNYKTLCQDSPNGNSGSAPSLKSLFSSRNEYVKKLLDELDITKPLEVEYRRIIQDNISHLPPQEWRYAFISYYETMFSKMESSQYRMKSPFWLNRAEEMLLIPNKSSSARNFDIHLIALEEKLKELGIQSYYEREKGIESTNRILYVNEVYEVRFRGHHFSLNLIGGEEAEEEHFDPRLSFLEIAQLLKNKIHY, encoded by the coding sequence ATGCAAGAGATTAACGCAAAATATAACTTAAAATCATTGTTAGAAAATTATCGAGTCGTAATTCCGTTGATTCAGAGAGACTATGCACAAGGTAGAAAGGATAAAAGAACCACCGAAGTTCGAAAAGTATTACTCCAAGATATTAATACTGCCTTACTTGACAAAAATGTCGAACCACTCGATTTGAATTTTATTTATGGAAAATCAACTAATGGGAAGTTTATTCCATTAGATGGGCAACAACGTCTGACAACTTTATTCTTGGTTTATCTTTTTGCTTATAGAGATAATGATGAGTGTGACTTTTTGGGTAATTTCTCTTATAAAACTAGAAATTCTTCGACAAAATTTTTCGAGAGTCTAGTTGAGAATAGAAGAATTATTTTTACAAAAACAAAAAGTCCTTCCGAAATCATAAAAGATGAGCCGTGGTTTGCAGATTCATGGCAGTTAGATCCAACTGTACAAGGTGCTTTGAAAACACTAGATGATATTTCTGATTCTTTTGATTATGAGTTTGATTATGTTTCAGTTTTATCAGATGCTAATAACCAAAAACTTGTGTTCAATTTCCTCGATATAGATAAACTTGGTTCAGAAGATGAGCTCTATATCAAACTGAATTCTAGGGGGCGCCCGTTAACTGACTTTGAAAATTTCAAAGCAAGATTTATTGATAGAATAAAGAAAATAGATGGTCGTTTAGAAAGGGAATTTTCTCAAAATATTGATACGAAGTGGACTGATGTTATTTGGAATATTGATAAAAATGCCTTTGACACCAACTTTTTAAATTTATTTGAAATTGTACTTATCAATAATTTAGATAGCCTTGATTATTCTAAACGTGATAATTGGACTCTTGAAATCGACTTTGAAACTGTAGAAATTAGTCATGTAAAAATAATTATATCTGTTCTTGATTTCCTCTCTCAGAATAAAGTGACTGATGTTTCATCTATTTTAGAACGTTCAATAGTCAATAAATATCTGAAGGATAGGGTTTATTTTCATGTTATTTCAACATTCCTTGAACAGCACGGTGCTACATTAGATACTAGCTATAAAAACTGGTACCGTATCTTTAGGAACTTGATTAATAACTCAGTTATAGATTCTCAAGATTCATATGAACGGGCAATCAAGGGGATTAATGAACAAATCGAACATACTTCAGACCTGCTAGAATATCTAGCCGAGGGAAATAGAATTAATGGTTTCAGTATTGACCAAGTTGACGAAGAGATTGAAAAAGCTAAATTGATAACAGCGGATGATTCCTATAGAGAGATTATTGAAGTTGCTGAAAATCATCGCTATTTTGATGGTCAGATTCGAAGTTGCTTTTACTTCAAAGAGAATGATTTACCAAGCAGAAGGATTGATATTATTTCAACTTATTGGAATAAAATAGCAAAAATGTTTAGTGAAACAAAGCCTAAAGAAGGCCTATTAATGCGGGCAGCTTTGCTGGCTCTAGGAGACTATACAATGACTATACATAATAATTATAAAACGCTGTGTCAGGACAGTCCAAATGGGAATTCTGGGTCTGCACCAAGCCTCAAAAGTTTATTTTCATCTCGAAATGAGTATGTCAAAAAACTACTTGATGAACTTGATATTACCAAGCCACTAGAGGTTGAATATCGTCGTATTATTCAAGACAATATAAGTCATCTCCCCCCTCAGGAATGGCGTTATGCTTTCATTTCTTATTATGAAACCATGTTTAGTAAAATGGAATCTTCACAATATAGAATGAAATCTCCGTTCTGGCTTAATAGAGCAGAAGAGATGTTGTTAATTCCCAATAAGAGCTCTAGTGCCAGAAATTTTGATATTCATTTGATAGCACTAGAAGAAAAACTAAAGGAATTAGGAATACAATCTTATTATGAAAGAGAAAAAGGTATTGAAAGTACCAATAGGATACTTTATGTAAATGAAGTATATGAAGTCAGATTTCGAGGACATCATTTTAGCCTTAATTTAATAGGTGGCGAAGAAGCAGAGGAAGAACATTTTGATCCTAGGTTATCATTTTTGGAAATAGCACAATTATTGAAAAATAAAATACACTATTAA
- a CDS encoding helix-turn-helix transcriptional regulator: MKEENNLQGKTSRLLYFMSELEKGNKVNKTEYLKRFNIAERTFKDDLRELKENLKILRDDMKIKYSRLAGTYEAEYNHGYGNLKYNQAVILSKILLESRALRVEEVREIIDTFVERAVDDRERQRIRNFTERELEEYKELSIYRDNKSKSILPHLSAIFDAIENQKPLSFKYTKYQGKDADYDVLPVSIMFNDHYFYCMAYKVEEKDGRLKIDTRSLRNFRLDRFKTVHRSKHNTELILSSEELTQILSDSDVRYHTFLMFSDTEKFRIRFRYVGQFWEVLEDDIPALKVIEKDTRSTVPRVIYEIETYGRDSFQRYIDRFNGVFTILELEKINK; encoded by the coding sequence ATGAAAGAAGAAAATAATTTGCAAGGGAAAACCAGTCGTCTCTTATATTTTATGTCTGAATTGGAAAAGGGGAATAAGGTTAATAAAACTGAGTACCTTAAACGTTTTAATATCGCCGAGCGAACCTTTAAAGATGATTTAAGGGAATTAAAGGAAAATCTAAAAATACTTAGAGATGACATGAAAATAAAGTATTCTCGACTTGCAGGAACCTATGAGGCAGAATATAACCATGGTTATGGTAACTTAAAGTACAACCAGGCTGTCATCTTGTCTAAGATTCTTTTAGAAAGTAGAGCACTACGTGTTGAGGAAGTTAGAGAAATCATTGATACCTTTGTAGAGAGAGCTGTTGATGATAGGGAACGTCAGCGTATTAGAAACTTTACGGAACGGGAACTAGAGGAGTATAAGGAATTATCGATTTACAGGGACAATAAGAGTAAATCAATCTTGCCTCATCTATCCGCTATTTTTGATGCTATTGAGAATCAGAAGCCTCTTTCTTTTAAGTATACGAAATACCAAGGTAAGGATGCCGATTATGATGTGTTACCGGTCTCGATTATGTTTAATGACCATTATTTTTATTGTATGGCATATAAAGTTGAAGAAAAGGATGGAAGATTAAAAATAGATACAAGGAGTCTGCGTAATTTTCGACTGGATCGTTTTAAAACTGTTCATCGTTCGAAGCATAATACAGAATTAATATTAAGTTCTGAGGAATTAACTCAAATTTTGTCAGATAGTGATGTTCGTTATCATACTTTCTTGATGTTTTCAGATACGGAAAAATTTCGGATTAGATTCAGATATGTTGGTCAGTTTTGGGAAGTACTTGAAGATGATATCCCTGCACTTAAAGTTATTGAGAAAGATACAAGGAGTACAGTTCCTAGGGTAATATATGAAATTGAAACCTATGGCAGAGATAGTTTTCAACGTTATATTGATCGATTTAATGGGGTGTTTACTATACTTGAACTAGAAAAAATAAATAAGTAA